The genomic segment GGTCGGTCGAGGCGGGCGCGTCGCCGGCGGACCGACGGTCGTCGGGCGCGTCCGCTTCGGGCGCCGCCGAACTCGGCTCGGTCGCCGAGGCGACGACGTGGTCACCGAGGACCGAGACGTGGTCGGCGCTCCCGTCGTGGACGTACGCGTCGATGCCCGCGGCGCGCGCCCGCCGGAGGAGGTCCGGCGAGTGCTCGTCGCCGTACAGAATCGTGGCGGCCGAAGGCGACCGGTCGCGAACCGTCGCGAGGTACTGGACCGCGTCGACGCCGTGGAGGTCGGCGCGGACGACGACGCAGTCCCGCGGTTCCGCGGCGAGTGACCGGTCGGCTGCCGCCCGCGACGGGACGGTGTCGAGGGCGACGCACGGATGTGTATCTCGGAGCGCCGAGCGGACGGACTCGGCGCGGTCGGGGTCCGAATCGACGTAGAGCGTCGAGATGGGGTCGCTGTTCAGGGGGGATGCCACGACGGGGTATCAACAGCAGACTTGTGACGGGGACCTGATAAGCGTCGTGGGCGGTCGGTCGAACGGCGGTGCCCGTGCCGACGGTCGACGCGAAAGAAAAATTCGAGGCTGTGTCGCTCGCCTGCAGCGTGCGACGCGAGAGCGTCTTAGATGACGCGGTTCTGGAGGTAGTCGAGGTGCTTCGCGTTGTAGACGATCTTGACCTCGTCGGTCTCCGGCGAACCGATGCAGGTGAGACGGACGTTCTTGTCAGAGACCTCCTCGTCGGAGAGAATCTGCTGCATGTCCATCTCGATTTCGCCCTCTTTCACGATGGCTGCGCAGTTCGCGCAGGCGCCGGCGCGGCACGAGAAGGGCCAGTCGTAGCCCTGTGCCTCCGCGGCTTCGAGGATGTACTCGCCCTGGTTGACTTCGAGAGTGCCGTAGTCCTCGTCGCCGAGGCCGGCGTCCGCTGCGTTCTCGAAGAGGTCGTCGTCATCCATGTCCCAGCCGTTGTCGTCGAGTACTTCGTAGTTGAGGTATTCTACCGTGGGCATCACCGTTCGGTTCGCGACCCATGCCATTAGACTTTGCTGTTTTTCCCGCGCAGTGATCCGATTTCAGACGCTCAGCGGCCGAAATCGTGCGAACTAGTACCGTGCGAGCGGGTCAGATGGGGGACACGGAGAACAGCGCGTAGGAGGCGAGGGCGGACAGCGAGGGCGTGAGCAGCCAGAAGAAGATGACCCGTCCGGTCGTCCCGGGGTCGAACAGGTCGGAGCCGGCGAGGTCCGTCTCCTCCTCCTGTCCCATCGGCGGCACGTCCTCGCGCGTCTCCGTGGTGAGCGCGTTCACGGACATCTCGGGCGTCTTGCCGCCGAGCGCTTCGCCGATGGTGACCGTCCGGGTCGCCCGGCCCCAACCGAGCCCGACGATGCACATCGTCGCCGAGACGGCGAGACTCGCCGGGATGCCGATGTACGAGAGGAAGGCGATGAGCGACGCCGAGACCGTCTCGACGATGAGGGCCGCGAGGATGGGCAACTCCGTAAGGTCGTTGCCGACGGTGTCGAGCGTCCGGCGGGCGATGGTGAACGCGCCGAGGCCGATGGCGCCCGCGCCGAGGAGGATGCCCTCGTTGATGCCGAGTGCGCCGTTGCCGACCAGCGGTGCGACGGCGTTCGCGGCGTTCGACGCGCCCGCCGAGTACGCCATGTAGCAGGCGATGGCGACGACGAGGACGGTGCTCCCGGCCTCGCGCGGCGTCGTGTTCGGTCCGAGCGTCGGCGTGGGGAACCCGTCCCGGTCGAGTTCCACCAGCGGCCCCGGCGAACTGTCGAGTTTGAGCGTCGCGTCGAGGTACGGGTAGACGTACCGGCCGACCATCGCGCAGATCCAGAACGCGATGACGGGGGCGACGATCCACCACGAGACGATTTCGAGCATCACGCCCTCGTCGAGCGTTCCCGTGGCGACGCCGAGGCCGGCGATGGCGCCGACGGCGGTCATCGAGGTGGAGGCGGGGACGCCGAACGTGTTCGAGATGAGGAGGGCGAGGCCGACGAAGAAGAGGACGGCCACGCTCGCGGCGAGGGTGAACTCGCTCTGCGGGACGATCTGTCCGCCCATCGTCTTGATGACCTCGCGGCCGGCGGTCCACGCGCCGAGGAGGGCGAACGCCGTCATGAGCGTCGCCGCGAGCAGTTTGCTCAGGAGCCCGCTCCCGAC from the Halogeometricum rufum genome contains:
- the fer gene encoding ferredoxin Fer; this translates as MPTVEYLNYEVLDDNGWDMDDDDLFENAADAGLGDEDYGTLEVNQGEYILEAAEAQGYDWPFSCRAGACANCAAIVKEGEIEMDMQQILSDEEVSDKNVRLTCIGSPETDEVKIVYNAKHLDYLQNRVI
- a CDS encoding inorganic phosphate transporter; translation: MVEILLVVGLLVAAFVGFNIGGSSTGVAFGPAVGSGLLSKLLAATLMTAFALLGAWTAGREVIKTMGGQIVPQSEFTLAASVAVLFFVGLALLISNTFGVPASTSMTAVGAIAGLGVATGTLDEGVMLEIVSWWIVAPVIAFWICAMVGRYVYPYLDATLKLDSSPGPLVELDRDGFPTPTLGPNTTPREAGSTVLVVAIACYMAYSAGASNAANAVAPLVGNGALGINEGILLGAGAIGLGAFTIARRTLDTVGNDLTELPILAALIVETVSASLIAFLSYIGIPASLAVSATMCIVGLGWGRATRTVTIGEALGGKTPEMSVNALTTETREDVPPMGQEEETDLAGSDLFDPGTTGRVIFFWLLTPSLSALASYALFSVSPI